Proteins found in one Aneurinibacillus uraniidurans genomic segment:
- the rplL gene encoding 50S ribosomal protein L7/L12 — MTKEQIIEAIKEMSVLDLNDLVKAIEEEFGVTAAAPVAVVGGGAAAEAEQTEFTVVLANAGASKINVIKVVREITGLGLKEAKAMVDGAPANVKEGVAKDEAEQIKAKLEEAGATVEVK; from the coding sequence ATGACTAAAGAACAAATCATTGAAGCGATTAAAGAAATGTCCGTTCTCGATCTGAACGATCTCGTTAAAGCAATTGAAGAAGAATTCGGCGTAACAGCTGCAGCTCCAGTTGCAGTTGTAGGCGGCGGCGCTGCTGCTGAAGCTGAACAAACAGAATTCACAGTTGTACTTGCTAATGCAGGTGCTTCTAAAATCAACGTTATCAAAGTTGTTCGCGAAATCACAGGTCTTGGCCTGAAAGAAGCGAAAGCTATGGTTGACGGCGCTCCAGCTAACGTTAAAGAAGGCGTTGCTAAAGACGAAGCTGAGCAAATTAAAGCTAAGCTTGAAGAAGCTGGCGCAACTGTTGAAGTTAAGT
- the rplJ gene encoding 50S ribosomal protein L10 yields MSVREEKVQVVSEIVEKFQNSKSTVVTDYRGLNVAQVTQLRKLCREAGVEFKVYKNTMTRRATAETGLSDLDSILTGPTAIAFSMEDEMAAMKIIADFAKTNEALEIKGGVMEGKVLTDAEVKAMASLPNREGLLSMLLSVLQAPMRNFALAVKAVSEQKEGQQA; encoded by the coding sequence ATGTCCGTACGTGAAGAGAAAGTACAAGTTGTTAGTGAAATCGTTGAGAAATTTCAAAACAGCAAAAGCACGGTTGTTACTGACTACCGTGGTCTGAACGTTGCACAAGTTACGCAACTGCGTAAACTTTGCCGCGAAGCTGGTGTTGAGTTCAAAGTATACAAAAATACTATGACTCGCCGCGCGACTGCTGAAACTGGTCTGTCTGATCTTGATTCAATTCTGACAGGTCCTACAGCGATCGCATTCAGCATGGAAGACGAAATGGCTGCTATGAAAATTATCGCAGATTTCGCGAAAACAAACGAAGCACTGGAAATCAAAGGTGGCGTTATGGAAGGCAAAGTCCTGACTGACGCTGAAGTTAAAGCAATGGCAAGCCTGCCGAACCGCGAAGGCCTGCTCTCTATGCTTCTTAGTGTTCTCCAGGCTCCAATGCGTAACTTCGCTCTTGCTGTTAAAGCAGTATCTGAACAAAAAGAAGGCCAACAGGCTTAA
- the rplA gene encoding 50S ribosomal protein L1 — MAKKGKNYLEAAKLFDRTAAYDMNEALEIVKKASKAKFDETVEVAFRLGVDPRKNDQQIRGAVVLPHGTGKTQRVLVFAKGEKAKEAEAAGADFVGDDELVTKIQQGWFEFDVVVATPDMMGTVGKLGRVLGPKGLMPNPKTGTVTFEVEKAVKEIKAGKIEYRTDKAGNIHAPIGKVSFDSVKLEENLRALVDALVKAKPAAAKGTYMKNITVSSTMGPGVKVNTLKLTAPAN; from the coding sequence GTGGCTAAAAAAGGTAAAAATTACTTAGAAGCTGCAAAGCTGTTTGATCGTACAGCTGCTTACGATATGAACGAAGCGCTTGAGATCGTGAAAAAAGCTTCGAAAGCAAAATTCGATGAAACTGTAGAAGTTGCATTCCGTCTGGGCGTAGACCCACGCAAAAATGACCAACAAATTCGTGGAGCAGTTGTTCTGCCACACGGTACTGGTAAAACACAACGCGTTCTCGTTTTCGCAAAAGGTGAGAAAGCGAAAGAAGCGGAAGCTGCTGGTGCAGATTTCGTTGGTGACGATGAACTGGTAACAAAAATCCAACAAGGTTGGTTTGAGTTCGATGTAGTCGTTGCAACACCAGACATGATGGGTACTGTTGGTAAACTGGGTCGCGTACTCGGACCAAAAGGCCTCATGCCGAACCCGAAAACAGGTACGGTTACTTTCGAAGTTGAAAAAGCCGTAAAAGAAATCAAAGCAGGTAAAATCGAATACCGTACAGATAAAGCGGGTAACATCCACGCTCCAATCGGTAAAGTTTCTTTCGATTCTGTAAAACTCGAAGAAAACCTGCGTGCTCTTGTTGATGCACTGGTAAAAGCAAAACCAGCCGCTGCTAAAGGCACATACATGAAAAATATTACTGTCAGCTCTACAATGGGTCCTGGCGTAAAAGTCAACACACTTAAACTGACTGCTCCAGCAAACTAA
- the rplK gene encoding 50S ribosomal protein L11, with translation MAKKVIKMVKLQIPAGKANPAPPVGPALGQAGVNIMGFCKEFNARTQEQAGLIIPVEITVFEDRSFTFITKTPPAAVLLKKVAGIESGSAVPNKTKVATVKRDKVREIAEQKMEDLNAASVEAAMRMVEGTARSMGIVVED, from the coding sequence ATGGCGAAGAAAGTCATTAAAATGGTAAAACTGCAAATTCCTGCAGGTAAAGCAAATCCGGCACCGCCGGTAGGTCCAGCACTCGGTCAAGCGGGTGTTAACATCATGGGTTTCTGTAAAGAATTCAACGCTCGTACACAGGAACAAGCGGGTCTGATTATCCCGGTTGAAATCACAGTGTTCGAAGACCGTTCATTCACATTCATTACAAAAACTCCACCAGCAGCTGTTCTGCTTAAAAAAGTAGCAGGCATCGAATCTGGTTCTGCTGTACCGAACAAAACAAAAGTTGCTACAGTTAAACGTGACAAAGTTCGCGAAATCGCTGAGCAAAAAATGGAAGACCTGAACGCTGCAAGCGTAGAAGCAGCTATGCGTATGGTTGAAGGTACTGCACGCAGCATGGGTATCGTAGTCGAAGACTAA
- the nusG gene encoding transcription termination/antitermination protein NusG, with translation MEKRWYVVHTYSGYENKVKTNLEKRVESMGMEDKIFRVMIPTEEETELRDGKKKVVTKKVFPGYVLVEMAMTDDSWYVVRNTPGVTGFVGSAGAGSKPTPLLPEEVTSIMKQMGMEESVHRVDFELKETVRVKEGPFANMVGSIEEIQMDKRKVKVLVDMFGRETPVELDFTQVAKL, from the coding sequence ATGGAAAAACGCTGGTACGTTGTTCATACTTATTCAGGTTATGAGAATAAAGTTAAGACAAACCTTGAGAAGCGAGTCGAATCAATGGGGATGGAAGACAAGATCTTCCGTGTCATGATTCCGACAGAAGAGGAAACCGAGCTTCGCGATGGCAAGAAGAAGGTCGTAACGAAGAAGGTGTTCCCGGGTTACGTTCTCGTGGAAATGGCCATGACGGATGATTCCTGGTACGTGGTGCGGAATACACCGGGTGTGACCGGGTTTGTAGGTTCCGCAGGCGCAGGTTCAAAGCCGACTCCTTTACTGCCTGAAGAGGTTACATCGATTATGAAGCAGATGGGCATGGAAGAATCCGTGCATCGTGTGGACTTTGAGCTAAAAGAAACGGTTCGAGTGAAAGAAGGACCGTTTGCCAATATGGTTGGTTCCATTGAAGAGATTCAAATGGACAAGCGCAAAGTGAAAGTGTTGGTTGATATGTTTGGACGCGAAACGCCAGTTGAGTTAGATTTTACTCAGGTGGCTAAGTTATAG
- the secE gene encoding preprotein translocase subunit SecE — MGFVDKLKRGPVFLKEVWTELKRVTWPTRKELFTYTSVVLVTVVLIAIFFAVIDLGISQLLGLILKVGK, encoded by the coding sequence ATGGGTTTTGTAGATAAACTCAAACGCGGACCGGTCTTCCTCAAAGAAGTCTGGACCGAATTAAAAAGAGTCACTTGGCCGACCCGTAAAGAGTTGTTTACGTATACGTCAGTTGTCCTTGTGACAGTAGTGCTCATCGCGATCTTCTTCGCAGTGATTGATTTAGGTATTTCTCAATTATTAGGATTAATTCTAAAGGTTGGGAAATAA
- the rpmG gene encoding 50S ribosomal protein L33, with translation MRVTVTLACTECKQRNYTTTKNKRKQTDRIEMKKHCKFCNDHVLHRETR, from the coding sequence ATGCGGGTAACTGTAACGTTAGCGTGCACCGAGTGCAAACAACGCAACTATACCACAACGAAAAACAAACGTAAGCAAACGGATCGCATCGAGATGAAGAAACACTGCAAATTCTGCAATGACCATGTTCTTCATCGGGAAACTCGCTAG
- a CDS encoding methyl-accepting chemotaxis protein → MGAKSLKTKLLLVIIPLVILALAGVAWINHNKAKEFLESNFQDRAFIQLDRLNIKIKEWLNQEQDRISNISTSYDIRSGDIQKQMPFLKNKLAEYAEYEMMFVADKKGNAFTTSGQKVNVSDRPYFKKIISGESGAISDPLISKASGKLVIVVASPIHDANNQLVGMLAATVPITVLSDIVSSEKIGKTGYAYMIREDSTIIAYPTKEEILKLNLYKLNIPALTEGINEAKAGNNVYKQYVYKGVDKYAFFSRIPLTGWVVAITAPVAEASSQLTYLAKLSFVTASVVLLFVIVVLIAFATRFVRPIRHLTELTGQIAEGDLTVQTRNRSQDEVGILSENFNQMVDSIRMLLSEIGEASHKMRHSSDMLTIASQETTHSAEQVAVTINDLAEGAGDIAASVQSAHHEVAIMNENLHCVSKYAGEMNHTFNETAHLTESGEQAVQAAVEKMKEIQGMIDHASKVVQKLGQRSEDIGEIVSLITSIASQTNLLALNASIEAARAGEAGKGFAVVADEVRKLAEETDKAAGSISRIVEENKRETHEAIDSITQGHRVIAEGSDMVQHTGDSFAEIHARMRMLAEKGASITSSIKIAEDNANKVVSDMEHISGITEEASAGSQEVAAVSEQQAASAQRLASDAALMTELSDQLEHLISRFKTGKQ, encoded by the coding sequence ATGGGTGCAAAAAGTCTTAAAACTAAGTTGCTTCTTGTCATTATACCGCTTGTTATTCTTGCTCTTGCTGGTGTGGCCTGGATCAACCATAACAAAGCAAAAGAGTTTTTGGAAAGCAACTTTCAGGATCGTGCTTTTATCCAGTTAGATCGGTTAAACATTAAGATTAAAGAATGGCTCAACCAAGAGCAGGATCGGATTTCTAACATATCGACAAGTTACGATATCCGCAGTGGAGATATTCAGAAACAGATGCCGTTCCTAAAGAATAAGCTAGCTGAGTATGCTGAGTACGAAATGATGTTTGTTGCAGACAAAAAAGGAAACGCTTTCACAACCAGTGGACAGAAAGTGAACGTAAGTGACCGCCCATACTTTAAAAAGATTATAAGTGGGGAGTCCGGTGCAATTTCTGACCCGTTGATCTCAAAGGCAAGTGGTAAACTTGTCATTGTAGTTGCGAGTCCGATTCACGATGCGAATAATCAACTGGTCGGCATGCTAGCAGCCACAGTTCCGATCACAGTATTAAGTGATATCGTTTCATCTGAGAAGATTGGAAAAACCGGCTATGCCTATATGATTCGCGAAGATAGTACGATCATCGCCTATCCTACAAAAGAAGAAATTTTAAAGCTGAACCTTTATAAATTAAACATTCCGGCATTAACAGAAGGTATTAATGAAGCGAAGGCTGGTAACAATGTCTACAAGCAATATGTGTACAAAGGCGTTGATAAATATGCATTTTTCTCGCGCATCCCGCTTACCGGATGGGTAGTAGCGATCACTGCGCCTGTTGCAGAAGCATCGAGTCAGCTTACTTACTTAGCTAAACTTTCTTTCGTAACGGCAAGTGTGGTTCTGCTGTTCGTTATTGTAGTGCTTATTGCGTTTGCTACGAGATTTGTGCGTCCAATCCGTCATCTCACGGAATTGACTGGGCAGATTGCGGAAGGGGACTTAACGGTTCAGACTCGTAATCGCAGCCAAGACGAAGTTGGTATATTAAGTGAGAATTTTAATCAAATGGTAGATAGTATACGGATGCTTTTGTCTGAAATTGGAGAAGCATCACACAAAATGCGTCATTCTTCCGACATGCTAACGATTGCTAGTCAGGAAACGACACATTCAGCTGAGCAGGTGGCAGTCACCATTAACGACCTGGCAGAAGGAGCTGGTGATATTGCAGCTTCTGTTCAATCAGCTCATCACGAAGTTGCCATTATGAATGAGAACTTACATTGCGTATCGAAGTATGCAGGTGAGATGAACCATACGTTCAATGAAACCGCCCATTTAACGGAATCCGGGGAGCAGGCGGTACAGGCAGCTGTGGAAAAAATGAAAGAAATTCAAGGGATGATTGATCATGCTTCTAAGGTTGTTCAGAAACTTGGGCAACGTTCCGAGGATATTGGGGAGATCGTCAGCCTCATTACGAGCATTGCATCTCAAACGAATTTGCTCGCCCTCAATGCGAGCATTGAAGCGGCGCGAGCTGGAGAGGCCGGCAAAGGATTTGCTGTCGTAGCGGATGAGGTACGTAAGTTGGCAGAGGAAACGGATAAAGCGGCAGGGAGTATTTCACGCATTGTAGAAGAGAACAAGCGAGAGACCCATGAAGCTATTGATTCGATTACACAGGGACATCGGGTCATTGCGGAAGGAAGCGATATGGTGCAGCATACTGGCGATTCATTTGCCGAGATTCATGCTCGCATGCGTATGCTTGCTGAGAAAGGTGCATCCATTACTTCCTCTATTAAAATAGCGGAGGACAATGCTAATAAGGTTGTTAGCGACATGGAGCATATCTCCGGGATTACGGAAGAAGCTTCCGCAGGTTCGCAAGAGGTGGCTGCTGTCAGCGAGCAGCAGGCAGCTTCTGCTCAAAGATTGGCAAGCGATGCAGCGTTAATGACAGAGCTCTCAGACCAGTTAGAACACCTGATTTCTCGTTTCAAGACCGGGAAGCAGTAG
- the sigH gene encoding RNA polymerase sporulation sigma factor SigH translates to MMLSVADHTRYDTLYDEEVVELVRVGDSDALEYLINKYKNFVRAKARSYFLIGADREDIVQEGMIGLYKSIRDFKGDKLASFKAFAELCITRQIITAIKTATRQKHIPLNSYVSLDKPIYDEDSDRTLLDIICGTRVTDPEELIINQEEYDDIEDKMSEILSDLEQQVLLLYLDGRSYQEIAVDLRRHVKSIDNALQRVKRKLEKYLEVREVSQV, encoded by the coding sequence ATGATGTTGAGCGTTGCAGACCATACCCGTTATGACACACTGTACGACGAAGAAGTCGTTGAACTTGTTCGTGTGGGCGACAGTGATGCACTCGAGTATTTGATCAACAAATATAAGAACTTTGTCCGAGCCAAAGCCAGATCGTACTTCTTGATCGGGGCGGATCGGGAAGACATCGTACAGGAGGGGATGATTGGCCTGTACAAATCGATACGTGATTTTAAAGGGGACAAGCTGGCCTCTTTTAAAGCGTTTGCCGAGCTCTGCATTACACGCCAGATTATTACGGCGATTAAGACAGCAACCCGGCAGAAGCATATTCCACTGAACTCATACGTTTCTTTAGATAAGCCGATTTACGATGAAGACTCCGATCGTACCTTGCTCGATATTATCTGTGGGACAAGAGTAACAGATCCAGAGGAGTTAATTATTAATCAAGAAGAATACGATGATATTGAAGATAAAATGAGCGAGATTCTGAGTGATCTTGAACAGCAGGTACTTTTATTGTATCTAGATGGCAGGTCGTATCAGGAGATTGCCGTTGATTTGCGACGTCATGTTAAGTCGATTGACAATGCGCTTCAGCGTGTAAAACGCAAATTGGAGAAATATTTAGAAGTGCGAGAAGTTTCGCAAGTATAG
- a CDS encoding NYN domain-containing protein: MEEILIVDGYNVIGDWKRLKEKKKISLEEARDDLLGWLADYQGFTGTKVIVVFDAHNVKGMGKKLTEYRLDIRYTKEKETADECIERLVFELSHRQRQIYVATSDYTEQRVTFGYGALRKSARELWNDVKRLKQEISVKVEETRQQPKGRGLTLDDKIKEQFEKWRRGDV; encoded by the coding sequence ATGGAGGAAATCCTAATTGTTGATGGGTATAACGTCATTGGTGACTGGAAGCGGCTGAAAGAAAAAAAGAAAATCAGTCTCGAAGAAGCACGGGATGACCTTCTGGGTTGGTTGGCTGATTATCAGGGATTTACCGGGACAAAGGTAATTGTTGTATTTGATGCCCATAATGTGAAAGGAATGGGAAAAAAGCTTACCGAATACCGTCTCGACATCCGCTACACGAAAGAGAAAGAAACGGCTGACGAGTGCATTGAAAGGCTCGTATTTGAGCTCTCGCACCGTCAGCGCCAAATTTATGTCGCTACATCTGATTATACCGAGCAGAGGGTTACATTCGGCTATGGTGCGCTGCGCAAATCAGCGCGTGAACTGTGGAATGACGTGAAGCGGCTAAAGCAGGAAATTAGCGTAAAAGTAGAAGAAACCCGCCAACAGCCAAAGGGAAGAGGGCTTACGCTTGATGACAAAATTAAAGAACAATTCGAAAAATGGCGGCGTGGTGACGTGTGA
- the rlmB gene encoding 23S rRNA (guanosine(2251)-2'-O)-methyltransferase RlmB: protein MSEYIVGKNPVIEALRSGRSINKIWIAEGSQKGVSGQVMALAKEAGVTVQVVPRKKLDQAAEGESHQGVLAYIAAYDYVELDEILARAEQKGEPPFLVILDEIEDPHNLGSILRTADATGVHGVIIPKRRSAGLTSTVAKSSAGAIEYVPVARVTNLARTIDDLKERNIWVMGTDASGKEEFREARLDMGIALVIGSEGKGMSRLIREKCDFTVNLPMVGNVTSLNASVAGALLMYEVYRQRHPLSK, encoded by the coding sequence ATGAGCGAATATATTGTGGGAAAAAACCCGGTAATCGAGGCGCTCCGTTCTGGACGCTCTATTAATAAGATCTGGATTGCGGAAGGTTCGCAAAAAGGGGTTAGTGGACAAGTTATGGCACTAGCCAAAGAGGCGGGTGTTACGGTTCAGGTCGTTCCGCGCAAAAAGCTGGATCAAGCTGCGGAAGGAGAGAGTCATCAAGGGGTGCTTGCTTATATTGCTGCGTATGATTATGTGGAACTTGATGAGATTCTGGCACGTGCCGAACAAAAAGGTGAGCCACCATTCCTCGTTATCCTCGATGAGATTGAAGACCCGCATAATTTGGGCTCGATACTCCGTACGGCAGATGCGACCGGTGTACATGGAGTCATTATTCCAAAACGGCGCTCGGCTGGATTGACATCAACCGTAGCCAAATCATCTGCTGGTGCAATTGAGTATGTGCCAGTAGCACGTGTCACAAATCTAGCGCGTACAATTGATGATCTAAAAGAACGTAACATCTGGGTAATGGGTACAGATGCTTCTGGCAAAGAGGAGTTCCGAGAAGCGCGTCTTGATATGGGAATTGCACTCGTCATCGGTAGTGAAGGTAAAGGGATGAGCCGCCTGATTCGGGAAAAGTGTGATTTTACGGTGAATTTGCCGATGGTAGGGAATGTCACATCGCTGAATGCATCGGTTGCGGGGGCGCTTCTCATGTATGAAGTGTACCGCCAGCGCCATCCGCTGTCCAAGTAG
- a CDS encoding Mini-ribonuclease 3: MKHDDLTRDPKQLNALALAYMGDAVLEVRVRQRLIAAGEVKPNLLQRSAVRYVSARAQAKIVHGIWDKLTESEQAVLKRGRNAKSATVPKNADLTEYRLSTGFEALIGYLYLLEQHERLDEILDEAMICIESN; the protein is encoded by the coding sequence ATGAAACACGATGATTTAACACGAGATCCAAAACAGCTAAATGCACTTGCCTTAGCGTATATGGGAGATGCTGTGCTGGAAGTGCGTGTACGACAGCGTCTGATTGCAGCAGGAGAGGTGAAGCCGAACCTGCTGCAGCGCTCCGCTGTTCGCTATGTATCAGCTCGGGCACAGGCGAAGATCGTTCACGGAATCTGGGACAAGCTTACGGAATCAGAACAGGCGGTGCTGAAGCGGGGACGCAATGCCAAGTCCGCTACGGTTCCCAAGAATGCCGATCTTACGGAATATCGGCTAAGTACAGGATTTGAAGCGTTAATTGGCTATTTGTATCTGTTGGAGCAGCATGAGCGTTTGGATGAGATTTTGGATGAAGCTATGATTTGTATTGAATCGAATTGA
- the cysS gene encoding cysteine--tRNA ligase, which produces MSIKIYNTLTRKKEEFIPLEPGKVKMYVCGPTVYNFIHIGNARPPIVFDVVRRYFAYRGYDVTYVQNFTDVDDKIIKKAEETGMTVEEVAETFIAAFKEDVRALSIQEATIHPKVTEHIPEIIEFVQGLLDKGHAYVAGGDVYFRTASFAEYGKLSQQNIEDLQAGARIEVNEKKESPLDFVLWKGAKPGEIYWESPWGNGRPGWHIECSAMSKKYLGDTFDIHGGGHDLTFPHHENEIAQSECLTGHVMARYWMHNGFINIENEKMSKSLGNFILVKDIREQYPARVVRFFLLSAHYRNPVNFSKDLIQQATNSLERIDTAVRNLKHRMDSAVIGDLDAAEQEKIEVFRRRFVEEMDNDFNTADAITVLFDMVREGNRLIASEEVAKAALEAYLALFAEFGDVLGLVFGESEAAVEGPSDEEIDALIAERGQARKDRNFARADEIRNQLQELGIVLEDTPQGVRWHRK; this is translated from the coding sequence ATGAGCATTAAAATCTACAATACGCTTACGCGTAAGAAAGAAGAGTTCATTCCGCTTGAGCCGGGCAAAGTAAAAATGTATGTATGTGGGCCGACTGTCTATAACTTTATTCATATCGGCAATGCCCGTCCACCGATTGTATTCGATGTGGTACGTCGCTATTTTGCATATCGGGGCTATGATGTAACATACGTGCAAAACTTTACAGATGTAGATGACAAAATCATTAAAAAAGCAGAAGAGACTGGCATGACTGTAGAGGAAGTAGCTGAGACATTTATCGCGGCATTTAAGGAAGATGTTCGTGCACTTTCGATTCAGGAAGCGACCATTCATCCGAAGGTAACGGAGCATATCCCAGAGATTATCGAATTTGTACAGGGGCTACTTGATAAGGGGCATGCGTATGTAGCTGGTGGTGACGTGTATTTCCGCACGGCTTCGTTTGCTGAATACGGCAAACTGTCGCAACAGAACATTGAAGATTTACAGGCAGGTGCCCGCATTGAAGTGAATGAGAAGAAAGAAAGCCCACTTGATTTTGTGCTCTGGAAAGGGGCAAAACCGGGTGAAATCTATTGGGAAAGCCCATGGGGAAATGGGCGCCCAGGTTGGCATATCGAATGCTCGGCTATGTCGAAGAAGTACCTTGGTGACACGTTTGACATTCACGGCGGTGGACATGATCTTACATTCCCGCACCATGAGAATGAAATCGCGCAATCAGAATGCCTGACTGGCCACGTGATGGCACGTTACTGGATGCATAACGGCTTTATTAATATTGAGAATGAAAAAATGTCGAAATCGCTTGGCAACTTTATTCTGGTCAAAGACATTCGCGAGCAGTACCCAGCACGTGTTGTACGCTTCTTCTTGCTTAGTGCACATTACCGCAATCCGGTTAACTTCAGCAAAGACTTGATTCAGCAGGCGACTAACAGCCTTGAGCGTATTGATACAGCTGTTCGAAACTTGAAACACCGCATGGATTCAGCGGTGATAGGTGATCTTGATGCGGCGGAGCAGGAGAAGATAGAAGTATTTCGTCGTCGTTTTGTAGAAGAGATGGATAACGACTTCAACACAGCAGATGCCATTACCGTGCTATTTGATATGGTACGAGAGGGGAATCGCTTGATTGCCTCTGAAGAGGTCGCAAAAGCTGCGCTTGAAGCGTATCTTGCATTATTTGCTGAATTTGGTGATGTGCTTGGTCTTGTCTTCGGAGAGTCGGAAGCAGCAGTGGAAGGTCCATCCGATGAGGAGATTGACGCACTTATTGCAGAGCGTGGACAGGCGCGCAAAGATCGCAACTTTGCGCGCGCCGATGAAATTCGTAACCAGTTACAGGAATTAGGAATTGTGCTAGAAGACACGCCGCAGGGTGTGCGCTGGCACAGAAAGTAG
- the cysE gene encoding serine O-acetyltransferase: MFKRLREDIAVVMERDPAARSKMEVVLTYSGLHAIWFHRISHRLWKRDFPTLARMVSQLGRWLTGIEIHPGARIGKGLFIDHGMGVVIGETCEIGDNVTLYQGVTLGGTGKEKGKRHPTIGNNVLIASGAKVLGSMKIGDNSKIGAGSVVLKEVPPNSTVVGVPGHVIIQDGIKVQQQAFDHTNMPDPVEELLQSMQNEIEQLRKEVNQLKERTTIHEH, from the coding sequence ATGTTTAAAAGACTGCGTGAAGATATAGCTGTCGTAATGGAGCGTGATCCGGCTGCGCGAAGCAAGATGGAAGTCGTATTGACTTACTCTGGTCTGCATGCGATCTGGTTTCATCGGATCAGCCACCGCTTGTGGAAACGTGATTTTCCGACGCTGGCACGGATGGTGTCGCAGCTAGGTCGCTGGCTTACTGGAATCGAGATCCATCCGGGTGCGCGGATTGGTAAGGGGCTGTTTATTGACCACGGTATGGGCGTGGTAATCGGTGAAACGTGTGAGATTGGAGATAATGTTACCTTGTATCAAGGTGTGACACTTGGCGGAACAGGTAAAGAAAAAGGAAAGCGTCACCCGACGATCGGAAATAATGTATTGATTGCTAGCGGTGCAAAAGTGCTTGGTTCGATGAAGATTGGGGATAACTCCAAGATTGGAGCCGGCTCTGTTGTGCTAAAAGAAGTCCCACCCAATTCGACCGTTGTTGGTGTGCCAGGGCACGTTATTATCCAGGATGGCATAAAAGTACAGCAACAGGCCTTCGATCATACGAATATGCCGGACCCTGTTGAAGAGCTTCTACAGTCTATGCAGAATGAAATTGAGCAACTACGTAAGGAAGTAAACCAGTTAAAGGAGCGTACAACGATTCATGAGCATTAA